The sequence TGCAGTCATGGGAACCGTGCCGGATTCAACCTCGACGATGAGGGCTGATGATACTGTCTCTTCGGCAAATTCCTCGTCAGATGCGTTGTTCAAAAACGAAATAATATGGTGGGTTCCAGTCGATTCCAAGAACCTGGCATCATGTTGCTTGGAGAAAATAAAGTCCTGCTCGAAATCTCCACGATGCTGCCCGTTGAGACGCCACATGATGTGACCATCCTTGCCGTTGACAAGGTAGATCGTATTGGTGAACCGCATGGAAATGAGGTAGTCGCCGTTGTCGTTTTTATCGACCGAGTTGATATGCACGTAATCCCACCCCGGAAGGCCCTCTACTGGCGAGGCCTGGTCATAATGAACTGTCTCTTTCAGGGGTATCTGATTGTATGATCTCCATGAGTAGATCACTTCGGCAGTTTTCAGGTCGATCTCGGCAAAGCCACCAAGCTCCAGCCAAGTCTTTTCGGTTGGACGACCGAGTTCTTCCAACCCTATCTCTTCGCTGAGATAGACCGTGACCAAAGCACTATTGCCGTTCTTCAGCACATTAAACTCGTGAATGTCGAAAACTCCGAGATCCTGCCTCAATGGAGTCTTCTGAAAGACCTCATATTTCTGGTCCAAAATGATGCCATAACCGGGCTCGCTTCGATCATGTGAGTATTGCAGAATCAAGGAGATATGTGGCTCCTTGCCGATGCTGTTCACGACCTTGAAATCGAAGACATTGCGGTTCTCAAACATTGGAGACCCGGTCCAGATGAGATGCTTatgaaagagaaaatctCGTATCAGCGACGTGCAGTCGATCGGGTTGAGAGGATGCTTGGATTCGGACGATTACATACACCATCTTGGTCGTAGATGTGTGGACCAACCTGATACGGTTCATACAAGCTAGTAGGATTATCTGGCTCGATGTGCAGATATGGTGATACGAACCAATATCCAGGTGCCACGCGACTGCGGTCTTTGTACGTGATGTGAAATTTGAGGGCCCTGACGTCCGGCAACTAAATCGCAGCGATTAGAATATGACTCGCCCGCGAGGGAGCTTAGGTGCAAGCCAAAGCGGTCAGCACTTACAGTCATAAAGGACCTCAGGTCGTCGTTTGTGTACGATGCAGCAACACTGTGCAAGCACAAGATTAAAAGACCCAGCCCAAACATGATCTGCTAAGGGGAACGATGTGATCTGGCCCTGTGAGccatggaagagaagatgacgggCTAAAGCGATCGCAACAGAAGCGCGTGGACAGATCCGCAACAAACTTCTCTTAAGAGTGGAACCGAGCCAAGGGATGAATGAGGCAAGGGCCAGAGGTTTAATCCAACCCGATAGTAAGTTCGGTGTCTGCAGATCAGAAAGGGAGAGTAACCTGGGGCACCAGTCATCACCTAAAGTTGTTCCAGTCCTCGAGACGCGTTGTGGACCCTCTCAGCGGACCCTTCCGGGGGAGCGACCCTCTTAGGCCGACTTGGCGCATTTGAGCCTCTTCCTCCGATGACTTATCATACGCCAGTGACCCAGCTAGTCTGGGGGAATGCTGTGCGGGTCGCTGATTGATAATGGATGGAGACGACGCCAAAGATATCACAATTTCTGACTTTCAAAGATATTACTCTTCATCACTTCTAAAGGCGGTGTCCACTGCTGACATCAGGTGATGTTGTTAGTAACATTGGGTGATTCCGGACTGGCCCTCACACCTCCTACTTAGCTCCTAATTTTTGTCCTGGCTCGTAGACTCTAAACTACCTTCAACCTGCAGGGCTACTATCGTTGCTAATTCACGTTTTGAATTAACGTCGGTCTCTGGGAGGCTGGAGTACCTGGACAGACCCACGCTCTACAGCCTATGGCTCAATTGACCTTGCAACTTATATTCGATCACTTTCCGTATCAAGATCTGTACCTCTGTCCAAACGGGAAAAAAATTCCACACAATGGTCACGATATCAATAGTCACTTGCTCCTCGGCACATCTCGTTTCTCCCGAAGGGAACCAAGTTATGCCTCCTAAATAGGGACTCTACGCAGTATCTGAGAAGTCCCGATGATAGCTCCCAGTCCTGAGAATAAAAAGGACTCTATCCTAGTAGACGAAGCCTGCCATCACTAAGCATAGGTAGTATCTCTGCCGTCAACAATTCGTCTCAGCAAAAGTCATTCGAATGCCCGATGACGTATGTCTCTCAATCGCGAGGCACGGGCATGCGGCTCCAACCTTACAATTGAGATAAGAAGTGGAGGTCGGTTCGATGCAATGGAAGGAGACAGGTACTGGGTGAGGTAGGTTATTGGTTGAGTTCATGGATCTTGGCAcctgttcttcttcatagATAGTGATGAGACTTCAATTCCAAGGGTGGCCTTTACAAATATGACAAAATTATGTATTTTTCCAATCCCGATGGGACTCCCGCTCAATATAGTCCTATGCTCAAAATCTTTGaccagaaacaaaaaaagacgaTAAAATGAAATCCACATGATGTTACCCCCCGATCGATCATTCTTGAAGCTTGAAGGCCACTAATCGTTTCTTGATCACCTCATCCGAGTCGGTGGTATCCAGCTCGCGAAGAACACCGGATCCAACCTCGTAGATCAGACCGTGGACCTGAAGACCACGCTCCTGGATTGCTTCGAGCACAACGCTCTTCTGGGTCAAAACGTTCAAACTTTCCCGGACATTGAGCTCCACCAGTTTCTCAGCCGCTTCATCGGCGGACAGCTTCTCCAACGTGGCCAAGTTGCGCTCGCGCACCTGGCGCAGAGGCAACAGCCAGGGATCCAAAATACCCAGCTGCTTGCTCCCCATGGCGGCAGCGACACCGCCGCAAGAGGTGTGACCGCAGACCACGACGTGTTTCACCTTCAAGAACTTGACGGCAAACTCAATGACAGCGCCCGAGCTCAGGTCTCCCGGATGCAAGATGTTGGCAATGTTCCGGTGGACGAAAACGTCACCGGGCAACAGACCGAGCATTGAGGTTTCGGCACATCGGGAGTCAGAGCAGCCGAGCCACAGAATCTGGGGTTGCTGTCCGTTGGCGAGGGTAGGGAAAAGATCCGGGTGCTCTCGCGCGGTCTGGGCGGCCCAGTCCTTGTTCTTGCGTAGACCAGCGACGTACTTGTCTGTAGGATCCAAAGCGGATTCATTAGTCTCAGTAGAGGCCGTCGCGGGATTTTTATGGTTCGCGCAGTAGGCAGGGACGCAGGTTGAAAATGGAGAGAGACGAGGTATCAGTGGCCAATGAAGATTTGGTCGGCACCAGTCGCGGACAACCCGCGATCGAAGGAGTGGATTGACTCGCGCGCGCGAGACTGCCAAGTCGTACTGACAATCCTCCGGCACTCATGACGAACGGTGGGGACGGGGAACAAAGCCGAGGGGCCAAGAAGGGGATGGCCaatgaaaaggaaggaaaatGCAAACACCAGGCACCGAGCGGGAGtatggaaagaaaaggcaaGAAATCTTTCAAACACCTTGGAACCTCCCAGTTCCTATACAATCGAATGACGGCCGCGAGTAGCCGACGAAtgcggagaagatgactCAGAAGGAAGATGTTGGGGAAGGAGATAAGGAACGGGGATGACCGTGAATGGTGCCAAGAAGGGTCATGATTGATCGGCCGTGCACGTACCTTCAAACATAGCAATGGAGTGACTCCACAGGGAGACGCACAGAGGTGGGCAATTAAAAGTGAAGTTATCGCAGAGGGGTGAGAGGATATGCGACTGATATATAAAGGTTCTCCAGCTTATCTTGGCCGGTGGATCAAGAATGACGGAGGGAGGAGGCCCGCGTTTGGAAGGCTGTAGATTCAGTAAGAGTCTGTctgaaaatggaaaattgGTGGGCTGGCGCAGACGGCGGGATCAGCGGCTTGCGGTTTTGGTTGACCAGGTCGGAAGATGGAAGCAGGTAAAGACGTCAAAACTGGTTGAGTCACAAAGTCAAGTCCCAGCAGAGTGGTAACTGGAAGGTTATTGATGCCGCATTGCATAGAAATCCAGATGGTAAGCGATTGTCCAATCATTCGATCACATCTGGAAATGTGACCTATCTAGGATAACTTTTATTTACAGCCAACGTGATGCCACCCGCTTaacacgaaaaaaaaaccaaaagaaaacggCCAAAACACACCGCAGAGGCAGAATATACAGGACTGGGAGAAATGAGGAGATCACACGGCCGTCGAGAAACTCCCATGGAATCTTTAGGGGGCACCGCCACGACCGCCGACGTTGagaatcatcttcttctgttccTCGGTGATGGGAACAGGCGGCAGAGGTCGGGCACCCGCCACTGTCGGTGCTGGCAAGAACCCGATGGCGACCAAATAGGACGCGTAAAGTCCGATCAACTCAACGGTGATACCAGCACCGGCAGAGGCATCAACCCCTGACCACGCAGCATCGGTCTTCAGCCCGGCAGAAGCCCACTGGTTGTCCAACTCAGGAGCCTTGCTGTTAGATGGCAGATCTGAGACCACAAAGTGGTAGAGTGGCATCCTGCATCAAATAAATCAGGAAACGtcacaaagagaaaagacatcACATCGAGACTTACAAAGCATGCTGGGATTCCTTGTCATTGTGTTGACCGTCATTGACATAGTGTTCCAGAGAGGCAGCCCAGGGGATGTAATCGATCTGCTTGATGGGATAACCATAGGTTTCCAGAGCACCAAGGAACTCATTGAAGCGCAGCCGTGGCTGACCTGTCACGTGGACAACACCTGTCTTGTTCATGGGTGGGTGGAAAGCGGCTGAAATGACAACTCGAACGACATAATCCGAAGGGCATGCATTGACGGAGTTGCCGATGTTGGGACGCGAGCCGAGCTGAACGCAACCCTTCCAGAAACGAGTGAGGAAGTCATCCGTGACACACACACCGGACGTGGAGTCACCCTATTGCATGCGGTCAGTTTCTGCCGCCGAAAAGCCGAGAGGATGATAGAAACCTACCAAGATATATCCTGAGCGAATGATACCCGCCTTGAGTCCGCGGGAGCGCGCTGCGCGGACGAGGTGCTCACCAGCCCACTTACTCTGGCCGTAGCCTGTCCCAAGGCCGACGGCACTACCTTCCATGTCATCGTCCTCGCTTACTCCGTTACCACCTTCAGCAAGGCTGCGCTCGGACACTTGCACATAATGGTCATTGTCCAAGGCACTGGTGGAGCTGACAAAGGCAAAGTGTTTCGCCTTGCCGGTGGCACAAAGCTTGAGCGCGTCAATTGTACCAAGCACATTGGGTGCTCTTAAAGTGGAGTAGGGATAAACCCAGTGTACTAGGGCGCCGTTATGGATTACCACATCGATGCGACTGGTGAGGTCATCCCACACTGGCTGAGAAAGACCAAACAGGGGTTTGCCCAGGTCGCCGCAAGGCGTCTCCAGACGGTTGACCCACTCATCGTCCCAGAATCCATAGGCCCGGCAAGTCGAACGAAGACGGTCGAGAGCCTGCTCTTCGCTCTTGGCTCGAACCAAAGCAACAACcttggtggatggagatTTGCGCGTGAGGAGATCACGAAGAATATGCGCACCCAAGAAACCCGTAGCGCCTGTGAGGAAGACAGTTGGCTGGGTGGCGAGGAGATCATCCGTTCGTGTAGGGAACGCTGCAGGAAGCTCATTGACCAGCTGACGCGCGTCCTTAGAATAGACGTCATCGGGTTCACTGGTGCTAGGATCAGCTTTGTCACTAGTAGCGAAGGCCTCAGCATCTAGGAGACGATCAATTTCCCCAGCAAAGCCTTTCAGAGTCGGGCTGCGGAAGATAGCGCTCATGCTGATGTCCACGGTACGCCACTTGCGGCGAAGTTCGAAAAACATCTGCTGCGCGAGAATACTGTGCCCACCAAGATCGAAGAACGAGTCATCGGAGCCAATCATACGGGCAGTCACATTGGGAATCAGCTTAGCCCAAATTTGGGCGAGAGCTTGTTCTGTCTCTGACAGAGCTTGCATAGCAGAAGAGCGACGACGGGGCGCAGCAGCACTGAGCTCAGCCGTGTCGGGGAACGGCAAGGCAGGCTTGTCAATCTTTCCGTTAGGATTGAGAGGCATACGCTTCAGCGGAATAATCACCGTGGGAACAGCATATGCAGGGAGCTTGCTGCGAAGATGATCACGGGCATCATTGCGCAGTGGTAGGAACCGACGTAACATGCCAACCATGCCTTCGC comes from Penicillium oxalicum strain HP7-1 chromosome I, whole genome shotgun sequence and encodes:
- a CDS encoding Carbonic anhydrase — its product is MFEDKYVAGLRKNKDWAAQTAREHPDLFPTLANGQQPQILWLGCSDSRCAETSMLGLLPGDVFVHRNIANILHPGDLSSGAVIEFAVKFLKVKHVVVCGHTSCGGVAAAMGSKQLGILDPWLLPLRQVRERNLATLEKLSADEAAEKLVELNVRESLNVLTQKSVVLEAIQERGLQVHGLIYEVGSGVLRELDTTDSDEVIKKRLVAFKLQE